In the genome of Acanthopagrus latus isolate v.2019 chromosome 17, fAcaLat1.1, whole genome shotgun sequence, the window AACCTCCCTCGGCGGAGgtgataaacaaaaaacatgagtaaacatatgcacatacacagaaacaacattCTGTTTCAGGCTTTGCAGGAAAAAAGTTCCACTACGTTTGAAAAGCTTATtacttttctgttgtttaagAAGCTGCGTGATTTAAGAAGAGAATCAGTTCTTGGAGAAAATGTAGGATGTTAGGTATTGATTTAGAaaatttatttgtgattttaaaaaatgcagcgTATAGAATAAAGGAAGCAAGCAGATACTTCAGAGCGGTATCATCTGGATTATGATTCTACAGGCTGATTCTATAAGTCTACAGGCTTTTCCCTGCAATCCTGCGTTCAACGCGACTAGATCGGCAGAAATGTGGACTCACAAATAGTGGCCAAGACGGATTCAAATATGTCAAATATTGCCAAAGAGCTCTCTTGAACTTCATAACATTGCAGTGAGACAGCCTTTTTAAGCCCTCCAAGTGGACATTAGAATTGGGCCGATCGAGAAATATAACGTGAGAGCTGAAGGACGCACAGGAGTTCATTCCAAATCTTGATCTACTGCCCAGGAGTTGTCAATgagtcatttcagatttttttctttaaagagcTGCAGAAGACATCACACAGTTGTTTTCACCATCATAGTAGTTTTGAACTTTGCCTCATCGAACTGCTTTCCCTGCATTATCTTTTTGTAACTACTGATCAGTTTCGCACGCCACCATTACCACTGTGTTTGCAGATTCCTGTAAATAATATTTGCAGCACCGTCGGTCTTCTGGATGAATGCTACACGTCCATCTGACTCGGCCTGAGTTTGGCGAGAGCAGCGATGGCATCGTTGCGCTCCATAAGTCGGAACATCTTAGCCAGGTGTCCTACTGTCCACTCCGGGTGCCGGCTGGTGACCCCCTCCAGCACGGCTTTCAGGGGGCTCTTACTGTCCTTCATGGAGTAGCTGTAAGTAATCcaggtggaggggaaggagcAATGAGAGGCCAGATGTTTGGTGTTCTTTAGCCCGTGGATTTCCGGATCCAATAAAATCACCAGCTCCTCCAGAACATCCAGGTTGTCCAGCACTGTTTGTAAAGGTGCAGACAGGATGGCGGGACCTACAGAGGGAACACATTCTTTGTAACCAGAGCTCAATAAGCTGGTCCAAGAAATACAACAATGGGCCCAGCAGCCAGTCGACACTGTCTGAGTACCACAAGGTGAAAGTTATTTACATTACCAACTGACAGCACATCGAGATTAACCAACCCCTCCAAAACGGTTCCGGCATGAAAAAGGGGGTGTTGATAACACCGGACGTGGTTGAAAATAGAAGCTAAAATACCAActcagatgtttgtttgcacaAAGTTCATTTAGAGATGGCAGTATAGTTTCCACTCACTCAGCACGTCACTGTTATCAGGCGGAgtagagagagaagagaacCCAGCATTGGTGTACGATGATCTTCTGTCATAAGCCAACACTCTGCCTTGACCTGCGTTGAACCCCGGCcatgagagacacacacaatcCAAATTGGCTATGAGTTGTTGACTTCTTTCACCTTTGCACACActcatatttgtgtttaaaccTTTGCTTTACAACAGGCAAACCTCTTCTCCGCCTTGTGTAGATTAGAACAGCAGACAGCACGACCAGTGCAATGGAAATCAGGATAACCAGTGGTACTGCCCCTGCAAAAGTAACAAAATGTCAAGGGTAAATTTATACTATGGAGAAATGTGTTCTAGTTCCATAATCAAGCAAAGGCGTGAGACTGAGATGGAAAAGAGAGCCAAGGAGGGCTTACAAAGATAACAACACAGTACTGATTagctttatttataaagcacctTTCAAAACCAGAGTTACAAGGCACCTCACAGGCAGACATTTAAATACACGggacaaacaggcagacaaaCGACCCGTATATTGAGATGTTAAAATAACCACGATAAAAACAAGCTCAACaaatagaattttttttaaaaaagcacagcaGTTAGGAGAAGGCCCTACGGCAAGAGAACGTTTTTAAGCGGTGATTTAAAAGTGGACACAGACATGGCTAATCTGAGATAGCAGAGTGAGTGGCCGGAGGTGCAGGAAGGGGCCTGTGGAGGGGGCCAGCATTATTAAGTGTATACTCACAGTGCAGAGGGTTAGGGTGTTCAGGGAGCAAAGATGTTTTAGAGGCTTTGTTTGTTGGGTTAGTGGATTCTCGGATTGCCTGAATCTGAAATGACAACAGAGCGAACTGACTATGGACAGCCATGCAGCAGAGGAATGCATCTTTGCTGGCATATTattgccaattattttaccAAGAGGAACATGTATATTTGGGTTATTTGAGGAGCAACAGTGTGCAATATTCTGCATCTGTctcttaattattttgtttaaattgtttcTACTGCTCTTTTactcatctgttgttttttttttaaatttctaaaTGATATTTTACTACAACTTTCAATTGatgctctctgtgtttgacaTCCAATTTGCTACTGTAATATTACCTATGTCCCCACtgtgggactaataaaggatGGATCTTATGTCATCTAATTTTTATTGGGTTATATTTATAATCTGCTACCTtaaggttttaaaaatagacaaaGTCGGTGAGTCAAACCATGAAATTTGGGGAACTTTTGCAAGTGGGTTCATTTCCTCATAAGCACTGACGTATAGGCAGATTAATTTCCTGTGTTGAGCCACAGAAAGAATATCTACCATCGATATCAAGATAAGTTACCGTAGAAAATTCTGAGACACTCTGaggtgttgttattgttgttgctgtcgtCGTCGCTGTTTCCTGACAAGAATGAGATCATGTTGAAAATCGTTAgtagtaaatatatatatatatatatatatatatatatatatatatatatatatatatatatatatatatatatatatatatatatatagtaaaacATAAAGCTCAAGACAGCTCAGTCTACTCACTTTGTATGGAACTTCGGTGGTATGGGTCCtacataaacaaagaaatgatgaataaaaaaaggaggggTAAAAGCTAGGCTTCCACTTCAGTATCACACACGGTTTACCTGAAATAAAACCATCCCAGACTTTTTGacgagcctttttttttttctttctagtgAAAATGAGCTCACCTCGTGTCTCGGCACTGCGTGTCGGTGGTCGCGCTGCAGGGGCTGACGGTGCTGTGTCCGGTCGGACAGGAGCCACACGGCGCACACTTCGCCCACCTGCCCGGGTTGTACGTGTTGTCTTTGCACGCTCTGAATGGGGGCTCGTGTCGCCCCCCTTTGTCATCGAAGCCACAGTTAGGACTCACTTCATATCCTGAAgcaaaagggggaaaaaaaacccaacaacacaGGAATAAAACGTTGTGGCTTTATATATTATAACGATAATACgaatgtgaatgtaaatatgaatatgagtGACCTACCTGCCTTAAGGCCACATGGCACACACTGCGAGTTTCGCCAGAAAGTGGTCAGATCGGGGCAGTTTCGAGAGTAGCCCATCATTGCTAAAACTGCGCTCCTTTGCAAAAGTTGCGGGTACCTTACTCTGCACCATGAAGCTCCACCGACTCCGCCCTCCCCTCACGCATCTGAACACCCTCAAATTTAAAGAGCTCATACCTCCCCAGGCGTCAAAAAATAACCTCTCGCATGTTTAGTTTTGAGTATATTTTTTCGTGTTTATTCCATTCGCGCGGGGGCTGAAAGTCAAATAAAGAGttaagttaataaataaataaatacatacatacatacatacatacatacatacatacatacatacatacatacatacatacatgcataaaTAAACACCTCCGTTCCagtagttttctactgctgttgttgttgtgttccattttttgcgtgtgtgttacTTCCCGAATCCTGCGTCGACCACGAAGTCCCCCACCGGTGCTGTTTGTCACTGTGATTAGAAAAGTGACACATGAGAAGCTCATACTTGAAACAGAAAATTTTCCTTTTATGGTTGTGTTTCGACAGCCATAAAAGGAAAAttataagaagaagaagaagaagaagaagaagaagaagaagaagaagaagaagaagaagaaaagaaagaaagacagaaagaaaagaaaccttCCACGTGTCATCAATCCCACGGTCTCAGGTGGGTGGGGAGGCAGAGTCATTTATGGTAGAATTTCTCTAGAAAGCAAGGCGGATGAGAACCAGACAGACTTGAAGAGCGTGGCCGGGAGCGGGCTATAAACACAGCAAACTGCGAGACTAATGAGGGGCCAAGGTGGGCAGGTGTGCTGGGAAGGTCAAATGACAACATCAGTGATGCAGTCCAGCAAAAATCTGCCACTGACTTACAGCcactgagaaatgtttgaggAAGAACTGAACTGCCAGGatagtaacaacaacaacaacaacaacaacaacaacaacaacaacaataatgatgatgataataataataataataataataataataataataataataataataataataataataattaaagctgcgagcagcgttggtcgggccctcgcagtccacgcacctcggggcatgctgccgtcagggcttccgcacgcaacgcctcgaagaagccgtttctttataatttggtggcctgctcccgctggcattaagtaatgcacgctgaagacagaaaaaagagtgtgtactgctgcatgattccccagacaaagactgagttgatggtccgcttctggagctggctgacgaaaatgtccacatgaggcataatgcaaagaaatagtttcgggaagaagctgaaagtatcatcgtccagtagctgaagagaattttttctccagttcttccagctgctctacactgtagcgatgatgtcaggcactctagctcacgcaatacacacccattataaaatcacaagatagcctaaaaaatccttgaaactaaaactgtgatggtttggaaaCCGTTAAAGATTgttagaaactgaatacatgcccaatagttcaaggtcttctgactctttaaaaatgtggaatagtatctgtagctcaaagcaagaagcacaacaagaggttgaaaggcgatgagttttgaagaggattttaagattttcccatttactttccattcaaactaattagactgcgaccaaatcgccacctattggccgatctgcaccaaattttacacaaagcctcatcagtccattgcacacaattttcaacatttacatgataatcagaaagtattttgttaagatgtacatgattgtctgctttctagacaatttgcaggaatttgttgttttatattttggctgttttatggactgtcaaaattcttttaataactttttgtcgggagggtccatagatgcttcacgcaaaatttagtgcaaagtggtcaaattgcctaggaggagttcgaaaaagtaggttttgcatttgtcccaATTTTGCGAACAAAAAGTTAGctcaaaagtgggcgtggcctaaaacaaataattcagctgaatgcagggaataagtagatataaggtttaacaatgtgtgacacattatgtgtgagttatgggccaaaaacgctttcacataaaaaatagcgccacctgctggtcatttttggtgtgtaagttgcaggggctagtctataccaaacctatgaatttcatttccacaagtgttatggtgtgggcacagggccaaatataaaattaaactggcaccagagcgccacctagtggccgattgataagcattttgtgagatatgctcaagaggccagtggcaataagtattccaagtttggtgtcaatccgccaaaccgatgtggagatataaactatttgaatttaaagagcgccaccttgtggtcatcaccTAGACTTTTGGACACATGCTCATTTAGTCAGGTAGAAGTATAaacttaagtttcatgtcatttggacacaccgttgtggagatatccaacacttcctgtttggcaggaaatccacaggaagttgttatttaataacgtgagtattgtttggcctatcaaaattcttttaataactttttgtcagaagggtccacagatgctgtgtgccaagtttcgtgcaaatcggtgaaaccgcctgggacgagttcgaaaaagtaggttttcgacattttgcgacgtagcgaaaaaaacggtaggcggaaatgggcgtggcctataccacgagactcagcccacttcactgaacgcgtggatataaggtttttgaatgtgcgacaaagtatatgggagttagtagccaaaacgcgctgtgcttaataacagcgccacctagtggtggaaattcaggacgaaaatagattataaaatttttcgccgggtgggacttatattccaagtttggtgagttttggggtatgttcaggtagtcaaaaatgcaatcatttcgtccgaagaaaaaaaaataaaaaaaataaaaaaaataaaataaaaaaataaataaaataaagaatcccttgaaatacaatagggtcctcgcaggggttccctgctcgggccctaataataatgataacatttgATTATGTTTTACCTGCATGTCTTGAATACCACATCAATTACACAGGGActtgttaaaggaacagttcacaccAAGGCAGCGCATGAAGATGCATGAGCTGTTGGTAACCCTACCAAATGATGctacgtttgtttgtttgtttgtttgtttgtttgtttatatttacatgcaCCTCATGTTGATACTGTTAATATCTATTTTAGCTCATCAAGTCTATTTCATTCTGACTTCTGTTGCATCGGTGCACCTAACATAACATAACAGCCTGTGTTGTCTTTCAACAATCCAGCCCAACCTGCCCGACTGCCCCGTGTAGGAAGACAGTCAGGCCCAGAGTCATGCTAATCCAGCTCGGTTAAAGGTCTGTTCCAAGGAAAATGAGATATACACAACGGACCggcaaaacaaacatggaacCAAAGACTGTTGTGCCCGTATCTTTACAGAGAACTGGCTCGACCATTACACCTCGGACAGAGCCGCTGCACTCAAGGGGCCAACATGCAACATCACAGCTGGGTGGGAGGTGGACTCTGTGGTTACAACACAGATACTTGGTGCTCACACAGTCAAAGCTGATAGACAGTGTCTCCCACTGTCTGTTACATGGTTCATGCTATAGCTTACACaagacagaacaacaacaagaaagaataacaaaaggaaaaaaataagcaaaattCAAAGGTTTTTGCCATGATCCCTACATACTGACCATGAGTGCAGCAGACTTGTCAGATTGTGACCAACCACTAGGTCCTATTGTTACATTTCTTAACCTGTTGTAATAATGAACCACGCAGTCAAATATTTCCCTCTTCCCGTTCTGAGTCATCTCACAATTTCGGCGCCTTATGTCTGTCTCTGTAACAACAGTTTAAACTAAGCTATTGTCAGGgaacagtaaaagaaaagaaaaaaagaggaagagatcaTCATTATCTGTTCTTAGACATAACATCAACAAATGACCAACCCAGTCACAAAAAGTTAGGAAAGTCTGcaaatttattacatttcatattacatttgattttatcATATTTGCGCTAACTGCAAACTGCAAACTGCAAACTGCACTAACTGTCTGAAGCAAACAACGATGGAGATGAAAGTGGTGTCCCTAATGATCACTTAGATACTTAAGGACTGGTGCTTCTTGGAGGTGGGGGTGAGCAGTGCTGTAGGTAGATAGTCGCTTATTTAGTCTCATAACCTTGTCATCAAAGACCAGTAATCTGGAAGTGAGACTCAGCAGAACCTTTCTCTGGAATCTCTCACAACATTTCTTCCCACAGTCACTGATAACTCACAGGATATGAACTcgcacaaaaaataaactgcaggcGCAGAGAACACAACCATGCTGCaagttgttgttattaatgacaCAATGACATCATTACAAACTATTCACTGCCGTGAAAAaacgttagcatgttagcatgctaaagtgCTAAAGTAAGATAGTGAGCATGGTATAAACATGTACAGCCTCAGTGCAGAGTGTCACCAACATAGATGTGGGCTGTTAGTCTTGTGTGGACACAAGTTGTAATGAATAGTCTCGATTGAGTTCCTTTTGTGACATGTTATGTGTTCAACTGGGTTCAATAGCAAATTATGTTTTTAGGGTTAGTAGGTATACATCACCTTAGCAGCCTGACCTGTGTAGATGTTCTTCatgtgcagagcagctgtgtgttctCAACTCTGAAGGATACAGTTGGAGTACCGCTGAGGCAGCAGGATGTGGGGGCTAAGCTCCAGCTGGAGCGGATCTCTCCCTAAGCTTTCTCCTGTTGTGCTGGCCATTCTAATGTAGCTTTAAAAGTATACAGGCCACTAGACCATAGCTCTAAAGGGAAGCATTTAGTGTCTCGTCTCTGGTATGCATTGGCACCGCCCTCAGGTCAGTCAGATTTAATGTGGGTGTTCTTCTTTTCTCATAGAACCAGCTTTTGCAACCTGTGtgaactatttttaaaaaaaaaaaaaatgttctcagagCTGTAACTCTTGTCTGTGGCCATGGCATTCCCTTTCTGGTTATTTGTGGCAAAGGATTCAAAGTACTTCCAACAAGCTTGAGTTTTCCTTAATAAATGATGTACTCGTCCTGCCGGGTGTAATATATCCTGTGTTACAGTCTTCTTTAATCTCCTTAGGTCTTAAATCAATGAAAGAACTTTTGAACCTGAATGATCATCCCCACGCTCTGCTGCTAGGGTCTATTACGTTTGCGTTCCTGTAATGTATCCTGGTGCGAGAAGAGACTACAACTTTGAGACCAGAGGATCCCCTGGATCCTGCGGAACAACAGTGAGCATAGGAGCCACGGCGCCTCCACGGACCACCCAGGATGGGACGAGGGGGCGGCGAACGTCCATGCCCTGTCAACCAAAATCTATCATGGTTGTCCATTCCACACCTTCGGGAGAGGACATTCAGTCTAAGAGCTTCGTAATAAATGTAAAGCGAGcatatttcttcttttgcagAACTGTTTTGTAGTATTTTTAGTTGAACGTTGTAcgccctttttctctctgccaaaTGTGTTTGCGCAGCCTGCTAAGCAAATGAGGTCTACGAAGtggaaactgaaactgaaaaacaactcTTGACAGAAAGTGACATGCAAAAGTTAATACCTGACCTTGAAAAACTTTTAATGATAACACTGAACACTGTCACTGAACTTTAGAATACACACAGACTCAGCAAAGCTGTGCCCTGAAAGTTAGAATAACACCCTTGTCATCATTTCCTTTTCCAGGCAGACAATGACCCAACCTTTACTCCTCCGGACATCATGCCAGGGAGTTTTTCCCGGCTTGCAACAGCCAAGAAACGTCATAAGAGTACAACAGACATTACTTATCGGGGCCACATGTGCTTGCCTCCACCTTCCACCCTTGgtcaaacagacagagagcaagCCTTTTTGCACCACTGCTCACTGAGAGAGACCAACAATGTTTCTCACTACCCCCGCCATGCGCTCAGCGTGCCCAACATGGGCAGCACCAGCCCCCTTGGTGCCATTAACAACAGCCCTATGCACAACACCCCACTCtcacctgcacacagcagcatgtcCAGCCCTGCtagagagatggagaggctGGCTAAGGCTCGGAGTAAACTCCTCGAGAGCGAGTGCAACCAAACCCCCACCATTACTCCAGAAACCCGAGGGCAACTTCGGTATGTCTCCAAGGATGGGAAGTGTCGTGTCAATCTGTGTAACATTTCTGAGAGGggctgcttcctgtctgataTCTTTACCTCTTTTGTGGACCTCCAGTACCGCTGgtttctatttgttttcatgatgtgcTACATCACCACGTGGTTCCTGTTTGCTGGACTCTACTTCTTGAATGCTTCCCTCAGAGGTGACCTAGGACAAGATCCATCACAAGGGACCACTGCAGGCGAACATGTAGACCAAAGGCCCTGCTATGTAGGTGTAGATGGCCTCATCTCAGCTCTGCTCTTCTCGGTAGAGACACAGCGCACCATTGGTTATGGGTCATGGACTGTATCTCCTGTCTGCCATGAGGGTGTGCTGCTGGTAATGATGCAATGTATTGTTGGCTCCATGATCGATGCACTCATGGTGGGTTGCATGTTTGTCAAAATATCCCGACCTAAGAAGCGGGCTGAGGCTCTTCTCTTCAGTCGCACTTGCGTTATTGCCAACCGTGATGACCAACTGTGCTTGATGTTCCGTCTGGGGGACCTGAGAGAAAGTCACATGGTGGACGCCAAGGTCCACGCGAAATTAATCAAGTCCCGCCAAACAGCTGAGGGTGAGTTCCTTCCACTTGAGCAGACCGAGATTGATCTTGGTTATGAAACTGGGTCAGATCGACTCTTCTTAGTGGAGCCACAAGTCATTCAACACAATACTGACTGCAACAGTCCACTCTGGGAGCTGGGCCTGGAGCAGCTCAGACGGCAGTTTGAGATAATTGTCATCTTGGAAGGAATTGTTGAGGCCACAGGTGAGTAATCAATAGTGGTAGTCAAATAGAGACATACCCCAGTGACATACAGCCAAAGAAATGGTTGCGGTTTATCTTAATTGCTTGcattgaaaaatgtgcattagAAATCCACTGGGACTTTCTTCAGCAGTTGTTTCACAGTGCATTGTAGGTCATTTTGAGGTCTGAGGTTCaggcagagattttttttttcttgagaaagCATACGTATGTTGAAAATTTCAGCTGTAATTTACCACAAAGATGAAGTCACCGCCCAGAACAGCTGCAGACAAAAAGCTCAGACATCTTGGGAAAAACCTGGGCAAGTTAAACTGAACTGAGGCTGAAAGAATAAGATCTGCGGTCTACCAACACAACCAATATAGTCTGTTTTTCATGGATGAGAGAGAGTCTTATATTTAATGCTTTAACCAAGAGGGCAACTGTGGTTATGAtgaattatgtaaatgtataaaagtGGACGGCAGAAAATTCCTAAGGaaaccccctcccccccttttttttaccAACAGGAAATTTAATCTCAATCTTTCATTCAGCTGGCAGTAATCCCCTTATCCTGTTTTGTTACTAACTGTAACAACAATGGTtcacaaaacattataaaaatcTCCTCCATGCATGTATTCAGGCACACAGAAAATTCTTTAATATGTGT includes:
- the igflr1 gene encoding IGF-like family receptor 1 isoform X2; the encoded protein is MMGYSRNCPDLTTFWRNSQCVPCGLKAGYEVSPNCGFDDKGGRHEPPFRACKDNTYNPGRWAKCAPCGSCPTGHSTVSPCSATTDTQCRDTRTHTTEVPYKIQAIRESTNPTNKASKTSLLPEHPNPLHWAVPLVILISIALVVLSAVLIYTRRRRGQGRVLAYDRRSSYTNAGFSSLSTPPDNSDVLSPAILSAPLQTVLDNLDVLEELVILLDPEIHGLKNTKHLASHCSFPSTWITYSYSMKDSKSPLKAVLEGVTSRHPEWTVGHLAKMFRLMERNDAIAALAKLRPSQMDV
- the LOC119005823 gene encoding G protein-activated inward rectifier potassium channel 3 isoform X1, whose translation is MYPGARRDYNFETRGSPGSCGTTVSIGATAPPRTTQDGTRGRRTSMPCQPKSIMVVHSTPSGEDIQSKSFVINADNDPTFTPPDIMPGSFSRLATAKKRHKSTTDITYRGHMCLPPPSTLGQTDREQAFLHHCSLRETNNVSHYPRHALSVPNMGSTSPLGAINNSPMHNTPLSPAHSSMSSPAREMERLAKARSKLLESECNQTPTITPETRGQLRYVSKDGKCRVNLCNISERGCFLSDIFTSFVDLQYRWFLFVFMMCYITTWFLFAGLYFLNASLRGDLGQDPSQGTTAGEHVDQRPCYVGVDGLISALLFSVETQRTIGYGSWTVSPVCHEGVLLVMMQCIVGSMIDALMVGCMFVKISRPKKRAEALLFSRTCVIANRDDQLCLMFRLGDLRESHMVDAKVHAKLIKSRQTAEGEFLPLEQTEIDLGYETGSDRLFLVEPQVIQHNTDCNSPLWELGLEQLRRQFEIIVILEGIVEATGKSLLMGNKRFLYPFKNICCHCSRSQTKCN
- the igflr1 gene encoding IGF-like family receptor 1 isoform X1 — encoded protein: MMGYSRNCPDLTTFWRNSQCVPCGLKAGYEVSPNCGFDDKGGRHEPPFRACKDNTYNPGRWAKCAPCGSCPTGHSTVSPCSATTDTQCRDTRTHTTEVPYKETATTTATTITTPQSVSEFSTIQAIRESTNPTNKASKTSLLPEHPNPLHWAVPLVILISIALVVLSAVLIYTRRRRGQGRVLAYDRRSSYTNAGFSSLSTPPDNSDVLSPAILSAPLQTVLDNLDVLEELVILLDPEIHGLKNTKHLASHCSFPSTWITYSYSMKDSKSPLKAVLEGVTSRHPEWTVGHLAKMFRLMERNDAIAALAKLRPSQMDV
- the LOC119005823 gene encoding G protein-activated inward rectifier potassium channel 3 isoform X2, which codes for MYPGARRDYNFETRGSPGSCGTTVSIGATAPPRTTQDGTRGRRTSMPCQPKSIMVVHSTPSGEDIQSKSFVINADNDPTFTPPDIMPGSFSRLATAKKRHKSTTDITYRGHMCLPPPSTLGQTDREQAFLHHCSLRETNNVSHYPRHALSVPNMGSTSPLGAINNSPMHNTPLSPAHSSMSSPAREMERLAKARSKLLESECNQTPTITPETRGQLRYVSKDGKCRVNLCNISERGCFLSDIFTSFVDLQYRWFLFVFMMCYITTWFLFAGLYFLNASLRGDLGQDPSQGTTAGEHVDQRPCYVGVDGLISALLFSVETQRTIGYGSWTVSPVCHEGVLLVMMQCIVGSMIDALMVGCMFVKISRPKKRAEALLFSRTCVIANRDDQLCLMFRLGDLRESHMVDAKVHAKLIKSRQTAEGEFLPLEQTEIDLGYETGSDRLFLVEPQVIQHNTDCNSPLWELGLEQLRRQFEIIVILEGIVEATGE